One Centropristis striata isolate RG_2023a ecotype Rhode Island chromosome 22, C.striata_1.0, whole genome shotgun sequence genomic window carries:
- the LOC131960882 gene encoding E3 SUMO-protein ligase ZBED1-like, which translates to MPCLAHTLQLTLKDAMKHPSADSLITRARKLVHAVRKSSVANEAMIKKCGKTLVRDCSTRWNSTFDMVRRLLEIRAELNQVLEELGLDTLLTSDWAKLENLVKLLEPFAIHTDQLPSDSQSLSQVVPCLLNLLTC; encoded by the coding sequence ATGCCATGCCTTGCCCACACCCTTCAGCTCACGCTGAAAGATGCCATGAAGCACCCAAGTGCTGATTCACTCATAACAAGAGCAAGAAAGCTGGTACATGCTGTGAGGAAATCGTCAGTGGCAAATGAAGCAATGATCAAAAAGTGTGGCAAAACTCTGGTCCGGGACTGTAGCACACGCTGGAACAGCACTTTTGATATGGTGAGAAGACTGCTGGAGATCAGAGCTGAACTAAACCAAGTACTTGAGGAGTTGGGCCTGGACACACTTCTCACAAGCGACTGGGCTAAGCTGGAGAACCTGGTCAAGCTGCTGGAGCCCTTTGCCATTCACACAGACCAGCTTCCGAGTGACAGCCAGTCACTCTCACAAGTAGTGCCATGCCTGCTCAACCTGCTCACCTGCTGA
- the LOC131960866 gene encoding NXPE family member 3-like, with amino-acid sequence MTIMNVRACMRREYIAIFLFLAVAVLIFMLRNMEVLKHEVITSTISVLSDSTEHAKHHSFCTFQPQSPEDALEERLLLDSIAWPEAPPLSAPLSLDQTSDPAHSSFTILPGRGGGQWHVGDQLEVLIKMSDFQGRPKKFGGDFLLAQLRNQELGAGVAGQVVDHLNGSYSAVFSLLWEGDAQVQVMLVHPSEAIQVLSWLDSEQPDRVDFQSVFRSGSLSETTICNVCLRPTQQPLCNFTDLLTGEPWFCYKPKKLSCEARISHARAGFKENLKANDKKLLQSGVNMKVYIPASGPASVPVLPKNEGQPEVKSSIVKSGPSGYYYQGAWRALDGTTVHQFNTASAISQCLKGKVVHMYGDSTIRQWFEFLNAALPDLKGFDLHSPKGVGPYMSLDYANNILVTFRCHGNPIRFTPFPTTELRYIANELDGIIGGTNTIIVLGIWAHFGSFPVEIYIRRLQNIRRAVVRLLDRSPGTLVIIRTANPRALGLFEALTNSDWYTLQRDQVLRAMFKGLNVHLIDSWEMVLAHNLPHMIHPEPPIIKNMIGILLSYICPEKGR; translated from the exons ATGACTATCATGAATGTCAGAGCTTGTATGAGAAGGGAGTACATCGCCATCTTCCTTTTTCTGGCTGTGGCTGTCCTAATATTTATGCTACGCAACATGGAGGTCCTGAAG CATGAAGTCATTACAAGCACTATTAGTGTTCTGAGTGATTCCACTGAGCATGCCAAGCATCACAGCTTCTGCACCTTCCAGCCACAATCACCTGAGGATGCTCTGGAGGAACGCCTCCTACTAGACTCCATTGCTTGGCCTGAAGCTCCGCCTCTGTCAGCTCCTCTTTCCCTGGATCAGACCAGTGATCCAGCTCACAGCTCCTTCACCATTCTCccagggaggggaggaggacagTGGCATGTAGGGGATCAGCTGGAGGTTCTGATCAAAATGTCTGACTTCCAGGGCCGTCCCAAGAAGTTTGGGGGAGACTTCTTACTCGCCCAGCTGCGCAATCAGGAGCTTGGTGCAGGTGTGGCTGGGCAGGTGGTGGATCATCTCAATGGCAGCTACTCTGCTGTTTTCTCTTTACTCTGGGAAGGAGACGCACAGGTTCAG GTGATGCTGGTTCACCCTAGTGAGGCTATCCAAGTGCTGAGCTGGCTGGACAGTGAACAGCCTGACAGAGTTGACTTCCAGAGTGTCTTCCGCTCAGGCTCACTCTCTGAAACTACCATCTGTAACGTCTGCCTACGTCCAACACAGCAGCCGCTGTGCAACTTCACTGACCTCCTTACAGGCGAACCTTGGTTCTGTTACAAGCCAAAGAAACTGAGCTGTGAGGCCAGGATAAGCCATGCCAGGGCAGGATTCAAAGAAAACCTCAAGGCCAACGACAAGAAGCTTTTACAAAg TGGTGTCAACATGAAAGTCTACATTCCTGCTTCAGGACCTGCCAGTGTCCCCGTGTTGCCAAAAAATGAAG GTCAACCTGAGGTGAAGAGCAGCATTGTGAAGTCTGGACCCTCTGGCTATTACTACCAGGGTGCGTGGCGAGCACTAGATGGCACCACAGTTCACCAATTCAACACCGCCTCTGCCATCAGTCAGTGCCTGAAAGGCAAAGTGGTCCACATGTATGGAGACTCCACCATCAGGCAGTGGTTTGAATTTCTCAACGCAGCACTACCAG ATCTTAAGGGGTTTGATCTGCACAGCCCAAAGGGAGTTGGACCTTACATGTCCTTAGACTACGCAAACAACATATTGGTGACGTTTCGCTGTCATGGTAATCCGATCCGCTTCACCCCATTCCCAACCACTGAGCTTCGTTATATTGCCAATGAACTTGATGGCATAATAGGAGGCACCAACACCATCATCGTTCTTGGCATCTGGGCTCATTTTGGCAGTTTCCCTGTGGAGATCTACATCCGGCGGCTGCAAAACATCCGCAGAGCAGTGGTGCGGCTGCTGGACAGGTCTCCGGGTACACTGGTCATCATCAGGACCGCGAACCCCAGAGCTTTGGGGCTTTTTGAGGCTCTAACCAACAGTGACTGGTACACATTGCAGCGTGATCAGGTGCTCAGAGCCATGTTCAAAGGACTGAATGTTCATCTCATTGATTCCTGGGAGATGGTCTTGGCTCACAACCTACCTCATATGATCCACCCAGAACCTCccattattaaaaatatgattGGCATTCTCTTGTCTTATATATGCCCTGAAAAAGGTCGCTAG